The genomic window AAAAATGCTTAATGCGTATTTTAATGGAATCAAAGAAATAAAAAGTAGCACTAGCAAAGAGAATTGTCTAATTAATGTAGTATCCCGAAAAGAGTTTCAAAATGGGTTCTCTAAAGAAAACATGAATGCTTGGGTAGATGCTTATGTGAGTTTAACTTCTTCATTTGGAAAAAGAAAAGTCTATTCAAGAGCATTAGAAAACGGTATTCATCAGTTCTATCCTACTGATCTAGAACGTATTTTACAAAATATTTCAAGTGATTTCGACCTTAGAATGTCTATCGAAAAGTCTTTCATAGATGATTATTTCAAAAACTGGTCAGACTCTCAAATCATTACAATTATCAATCAAACGCAACGTATTTCATCTAGTTTTGATCATTCTCAAGCTTTAATGAAAATATCAGAACAATGGGATACTCTATCAAAAGGTGCAAAATTAGCCTACTTGGAAAGCAGTAAAGATATCACCTCTGCTTTTGAATTAAGAAAGGCATTGGCTTTCTACAGCGTTGTCTATGAAGAAGACGAAAGTATTAAAAAACTCTATTACGGAGCTTTGAAAAATATAAGTAGTGATTTTGATTTAAAATCAGCTTTATCAAAAGCCATGAAGAGTCCTAGTTTTAATGCGAAAGACGTTACCTATTATTTAGACGCATCAAAAAGTATTTCTTCTTCTTTTGATAAAAAAGGGGTGCTTATGTCGATTGCTCCTTTTGTAAATTTAGAAACAGCTCCTTTTTTCTTTGAGGAAACTGCCAAAATCTCAAGCGCATTTGACAAGAAATCTGTATTTTTAAAAATGATTGATCAGGACAACTTTACATACGAGTTTTTACCTCACTATCTAAAAGCGGCCTCTACTATTTCTTCAAGTTTCGAACTGTCGACAGTACTCAGAGAAGCTGCACCTTACGTGGTGGCTTCTAAAAATGAGGAATACAAAAATCAATATGTAAAAGTAGCCAAAGGAATATCATCTTCTGATTACAGAAATGAAGTGTTGGGGGCGCTTTACGAATGAAATACATTAGAGATTTTATCTATGCAATCTTAGGAAGCAGTTTATATGGCTACTTTTTATATGCACCTCAGCAAGAAATTACAGAAACCATCTATCACCCTACTAGCATATTATTCTTTGTGTTTAATGTCTTTCTGATGATTGGTATGGGGACGCTATTAAGCAAGTATCGACCATCAAAAAGCATATTTAAACAAGTAGCAATTAGAGGTTTGGGTATGTGGGTATTTTTACTTCTTCATGCTTATTTGATAGGTAAAGTGATATATACTTCCATCGATCCAATCTTCATTTTTGATATCAAAATCAAAACTTTTATCCTGCTTTTCGCATATACATCAGCTATTTTGGTCATCGAATATCTTTTGATTGCCTATCAAAGATTTAACGAGCAACACCTGAGTTTCCTTACTTACAAAAGGAAATCAGCACAGCTTCGATTAGATGCTTTAAAGAGTCAGTTAAGCCCACACTACTTGTTCAATAGCTTAAATACTGTGGCTTATTTAGTGGTGGAAAATCGAAAAAAGGCGGATCGTTACATTAGAAGTATTGCCGAAACATATCAATTTGTGATGAGATATGCCCAAAAAGGGTTGATCTCTTTGGAAGATGAATTACAAATTGTGAGGGCTTTCGCTTTCCAGTTACAAACAAGGCACGGGAAAAGTGTAAAAATCAATATGGATCAGAATATGCAAAGTATCGAGGGCAAACTACCTCCTTTATCTGTACAATTGTTAGTAGAAAATGCAGTAAAACACAATGTGTTATCAGACGATGATCCTGTTGAAATCGACATCAAATATTTAAAAGAAGAAAAAGAAGTGAAGGTGAGTAATAATCGAACAACATCGCCTAAATCGTATACTTCCACCAAAGTGGGCTTGAATAATCTAAGAGAACGCTATGCCTTATTAAGCGATCAAGAAATTCGAATTGATCAAGATAACTCTTCATTTACAGTTCACTTACCATTACTCCACTAAGCTTATGAATCGCTGGAAAAAATCATCCTTATTGTATGGATTGGGTTACCCGATTCTATCCGGTAGCATTACCTATTTACTATTGCTTTTGGCTTTTAATAGAGTTACAGAACTTTCTGAAACGATCTTTAAAGCGGAATGGATCGTCTGCATAGTGGTGTCTTACATTTGGAATACTTCTATTATATTTCTTTCGAGATGGACGAAACATAAATTAGATGAAATTGAAGTGATCTCAGAGAAGATTTTCTTCCATGCCGTAGGTGTTGTTATCGGAAGTATTCTCATTATTGGCATTAGTATTTCAGCTTATTTTTATGGATTGATTGGGTATTCATCATTTAGTAGTTTTAGTACTGAAATGTATGTTTTCCAAGGTTTATATATCTTTCAAACGCTTCTTTATGAGTGTGCGTTCTGGGGTAATCATTTGATAAAAATGAGTAACGATGAGGCTCAATTGGAAGAAAAGAAACGCACCAATTTCATCAACGAAGAAATGAAAGCATTCGCTGAGGATGCCCACCTTCCCTTTTTATATGAAACTTTAGAAACCATTATCGGATTATCGTATAAAAACCCTGATGAAGCAGAAGAATACGCCGAAAAACTGGCAAAGGTGTATAGAAATAATCTTCAAAGTAGAAAGGAAGAATTTATTCCTATATCCCACGCATTTCAATTAACAAAAGATGTTTCTGACTTATTAAATACATCGAGATCCGGAGGTTTACATGCACATTTCGAAGCCTGTGATAAACATGTACATTTGTTATTTCCTCCAATGGTGTTACCAAGAATATTAGTGGGTATTGCCGCCGATTATATTGCATCACCTCTTCAGCCATTGGAAATTAAATTTTCTATCAAAGACGAGCAGTTGGTGATGATAGCTCACAGTTGTAACGAAAAGATTGATCATCAGAATAGTTTAAGTCAGGTGATGGACTCCGTAAAAAACACCTTGGATCATTATACTAAAGTACCAATTCAAAGAATTCAAAAGGAAAATGAATACTATATTATTTTACCTGCATTTACATCAACTGACAATGCGTGGCAAACAAAAGCAGAAGTAAATATCCAACCCAACGATCAAACTTTATTTAGAAACTCATGAAAGCATTAATTATAGAGGACGAAAAGCCTGCACAAGGCAAATTGGTCAGACAAATAAATAAAACTCCTTTTGAGGTCGAAGTGGTGAAGTTCTCTGACTCCATCAAAAAGTCGGTGGATTGGCTAAAGTTGCACCAACAAGAAATTGATCTCATCTTTATGGATATACACCTTACCGACGGTTTAGCATTTGATATCCTAAAGGAGGTCAACATTATCAAACCCATCATCTTTACCACAGCTTATGATGAGTATGCCTTAGAAGCCTTTAAAGTGAATAGTATTGATTATTTATTAAAACCTGTAGATAGTGAAGCCCTCACCAAAGCTTTACAAAAATTAGAGTTACTGCAAAATCAATCTAATACTACTCAAAAAGGACAAATTGATGCCTTAATCGAGAACTATAATCAGAAATACAAGAATCGTTTTATAGTTCGTATTGGAGATAGCATTAAAAGCATTTTATCCGAAGATATTGTGGCA from Flammeovirga yaeyamensis includes these protein-coding regions:
- a CDS encoding sensor histidine kinase; the encoded protein is MKYIRDFIYAILGSSLYGYFLYAPQQEITETIYHPTSILFFVFNVFLMIGMGTLLSKYRPSKSIFKQVAIRGLGMWVFLLLHAYLIGKVIYTSIDPIFIFDIKIKTFILLFAYTSAILVIEYLLIAYQRFNEQHLSFLTYKRKSAQLRLDALKSQLSPHYLFNSLNTVAYLVVENRKKADRYIRSIAETYQFVMRYAQKGLISLEDELQIVRAFAFQLQTRHGKSVKINMDQNMQSIEGKLPPLSVQLLVENAVKHNVLSDDDPVEIDIKYLKEEKEVKVSNNRTTSPKSYTSTKVGLNNLRERYALLSDQEIRIDQDNSSFTVHLPLLH
- a CDS encoding sensor histidine kinase, yielding MNRWKKSSLLYGLGYPILSGSITYLLLLLAFNRVTELSETIFKAEWIVCIVVSYIWNTSIIFLSRWTKHKLDEIEVISEKIFFHAVGVVIGSILIIGISISAYFYGLIGYSSFSSFSTEMYVFQGLYIFQTLLYECAFWGNHLIKMSNDEAQLEEKKRTNFINEEMKAFAEDAHLPFLYETLETIIGLSYKNPDEAEEYAEKLAKVYRNNLQSRKEEFIPISHAFQLTKDVSDLLNTSRSGGLHAHFEACDKHVHLLFPPMVLPRILVGIAADYIASPLQPLEIKFSIKDEQLVMIAHSCNEKIDHQNSLSQVMDSVKNTLDHYTKVPIQRIQKENEYYIILPAFTSTDNAWQTKAEVNIQPNDQTLFRNS
- a CDS encoding LytR/AlgR family response regulator transcription factor yields the protein MKALIIEDEKPAQGKLVRQINKTPFEVEVVKFSDSIKKSVDWLKLHQQEIDLIFMDIHLTDGLAFDILKEVNIIKPIIFTTAYDEYALEAFKVNSIDYLLKPVDSEALTKALQKLELLQNQSNTTQKGQIDALIENYNQKYKNRFIVRIGDSIKSILSEDIVAFVADGKHTLLYNKEGRRYYVDFKMEELNDLLDPSLFFRIGRSYFVQKQFIQKVDKYTNSRLLVIPSFEIPHELIVVRDKVKEFKNWLGM